GAGGAGTGTGAGGACTGGAGGCTGTTTCCTTGGTGCACCTGCTGGTCTCAGAAATGCTCAGCACTGTGTCAGAGTGTCATGTTGTTCTCTCATCTGAACTTTGCAacaaagatcctggaatctcaGTGGGAAACAAATCGAGTGAGTGCTAAGTTCAGTGATGAGAAGATTATACAGCGAATCAAAAGAGCCACTTTAGAGGTTCCCACAATACTTGGGTCTCTCCGTCTTGAGGGCTTTTCTCTCCTGAAGAGTTATTCATTCTGAGGTTCTCCCTGTTCTGTTCTATGAACTCTAAACAGTTCACATTCTTAAgcatatcttttctcttttttcttacttattttattttatcaaaaatgtttaaaaaattttaatagaatcaccatgatatacacaattacaaagttttttaGGATTGAATTTTGTTAGCCCTGGAGCAATAGGAGAGGTTCAGCAAATGGTAACAGGAGCAGAGTCCATTAAACAGTATCTCCAGCAATTCCATCAGCCGCAACCATTCAACAGAAGCAGTCGGGCAGGGGCAGTGGCCAGAGTCTTCTGTTCCCACCCCATAGCACTTTAGCACAGGGGCTTTATATACCCCCCAACTACCTGCAGCAGTTACAAGAGATAACTAACATCTTCATCCTTAAAGGAACAGTAATAATCTTATGTCTTAGGTCATAAGGGTTTCCTGataaatttcaatcatacaatgttccaaaacccAACCcttccagtgcacatttcctgctaccaaaaTCCCATTTCCCCTTCCCCcacctgcctttatggcagacattttcttctctctatttctgcCTATAGCTGTCTctatctccctcttcctctccctctccatccTTTTTTCCTTATAGGCACTGTGGTTGACAATATTGTTACCAATCAggtaacatgcatatcactttacttccttttagcacccagttcttatttagattaataatttccaactatcattgcatATTAGACCCACATTCTTTGCCTCCTTGTTCAGAGAACCAAAAGATACTTGAAACATATGAAAGAATCAATTAGAAAACCCCAGCTCAGtggttctctttcttctcttcatctcTACTTTGGAGGTGATTTCCAGATGCTCTCATCTGTCTTTtcctaagaaagaagaaagattcgAACAATTGAAGGACCTAGGAACCTTCAATGGAAGTATCGAAGAggctctctggccctggaattcAACATCACTGTTGGCCTGTTGCTATAGTGATACTAGCTGTAGCAGCTCTATCTGGAACAACAGATCTGGCCAAGAAGAAGGGTTAAGAAAGAGGTGTATGCAGGTGACTGAGGTGCTGAGACCTCATTCAGGGAGTATGATGCTGGATAGGAAGAGCTTCTCAAATGCTCAAATCTCAAGTCTCCAAAAACAGTTTTTGCCTCTTCTTCTGGTCATAAAGGACAATTCTCCTTGGGATAATCTATTCTGGACTCTGATAATGTTTCACTGTTGACTTTTCATTAGCCCATCATATGATCCTCAGAAAGCTTCTCTCTGAATTTCTCTAAAGCAGTGCTGAGATAGTAAGACCATTCTAGCTGCTAACAGCAGATCTAATTTTCTTCCCAATAAATTAGTCTGATCAAAGCAACTACAGGTCCCAGCAGCTTGGGTAGCATCTGCTTCCAGATCAGGATGTGGTAAACTTCTCAAAGCATGTGGCAGCGATGATGTCATGAGGCATGTGTCTCAGGACTCCCTGCTCTGTGATGGGAGAGAGCAGTTGGTATAGAGAACCTGGGTCTAGGGGGGCACTTCCTATTTGACACTGATTCCTAAGTTACTTGTTCTTTGGGCGTGATGAAAGTTTTCTGAGTGATTGTGTTCAGTTGTGAAAAACTCTGACATAAATCTTAGTTCATTACCTAAAGCCAACAGATCTGGTGCTGAGATCCTCTCCAGGGGGCATGCAGTTTCTGAATGACAGGCTTCTAAGTATCTCACCTCTCAGGGACAGCACAGGTGTGAGTGAGGAGATCATCTGAAATTCAGCACAACTTACAAGTGAGCTGTTGGTATGTCCTTTCTGGATATTTTCCCTGGATCTTAAAATTGTAGGATACCCATCATAGGGGCTCAGTGGGATATTAAACCAGTTTCTACACATGCTGACTGCAGCCATGGCTTTTATCACCCACTTGTATACCTGGGCTCTGAGCATAGGCTTTCACATCTGATGAAGGTCTGACTACACTCTCAGAGAACCTAGATGACACACAGCtctatttctggctccatgtaGCTGTTCTAGTCTTCTTATAGCTGCCTACCCAATGCCCATGTCTTCCCTGTTCCCATGCAGCTGTTCTCCCTATCCCAATATAAATTTCTTCCCATCCTCATGCAGTTGCCTTCCCTGTCCTCATGCAGCTACCTTCCCTATCCTGATAAGACTATGCATTAATGATTAAGGattgttatttatttaagacACTTTAATAGCAAATGACCCAACTCATGAGGGCTTCTATTCCATGTACACAGGAGAAAGGAGAGCTGAATCCCACATTTGAGAAGTTCCCAAATGCCATGGACTTTGGGATACAGAGAGAGCATGTGCACCATGGCAAGTTTTGGTATGGGCACAGAGTAGACCTAGTGTGGGCCTAGGATGAGCTTCCTAAACTCCATGGAGAGAGAAAACAGCCCAATTAAAAAGATTCTTCTGGAGAGCGCAAAGCTTGAGATACAGGGAGGAAGAAAGATGTAGGAGAGACCTGAGATTCTGAAGCTGAGAGAGATGGCACCTCTGTCTGGGGAAACTGTGGGCACATTGACCCACTATCCATAGAAAGGGCAAGTCTCACTAAATgattatatttcatttaatcaACAAGGAATGTGAAGACATAAAGTTCAGTGAAAAGATTTACTGGGTTCCGAACCCTGCAGAGGGCAAAGTCTACATTACCCAGGAGGACATAAAACAGTGACAGTCCATGTGTCAGATATGACATTTCTTACATACTTTGATCACCATGGGCTCCTCACTCCAGGACTGGCCACCATATTCTGCTTTCAGCTTGTTTGAGAACGAGTTTGATATTCTCAACACTTATTTGACTTGAGTTGGTTTAAATTGGAAGACATGGTCTCAAAACTAAAACTGCGTTCATCTTGAAGACAATTTCTGATCTTATGTATTTAGGCTTAGGGGTTAGGGTAGAACTTGCAGGGAAGTGGGAGTGTGTCCTCAGGTAAGGGGTGATCTGCTAGAAACTGAAGCGAATGAAAAAGTTCTATAGAGAAAGAGATGGATTCTTTCTCTAAATGTCTGCTCCTGTAGTTCAGAATACACCAGAGTGttccagaagccagagagatagcacagaggtagggagtttactttacacatggctgaccttgggcagacccaggtttgatccctggcatcccatagggtcccctaagcctacccaggagccatttctgagcacagagccaggagtaacctctgagcaccactaggtgtgtcccccaaaccaaaaaactaacCATACAAAAAGCCTGTGTTCCTGTTCCCTGTGACTTTTCTCTCTTGGTTACAGACTCTGTTTCTGAAGCAGAAGGCATTCTGTTTCCTGCACATGCAACAATTTGTGGACTTTCAGGTCTAAGGCCACAAAGCCTGCGATAGCTATGTTAAGTCACAAATTCCAGTTTTACTAAATGAGAGCAGCTCTTTTTGATCATGGACAATCTGGGGTGGGAACACTGGAGATGAAGGATGATTAAGTATGGAGAGTGGCAGAGGGTAATGTGTGTGTTCAATACCTTTTTAACAAGAACCAAAACCCCAAGCTCATGGGTAAAGATGCTAGTAGGCCTGGAGGAACTGAGGTTCTACTACATAAATCTGTCTTTACCTGATGGTATTAAAAGTCTAtattatcttgattttattatagaaaaaagGATTTTCTTCAAAACATATATTTGGTGCAGAAATGCATGTGCACTCCTCTGTTTAggatagcactattcacaatagccagaatttaaaaataaaccaagtaCCTGAGAACAAATGATTGGATAAAGGAATTATTGTAATTTACACAATTCTAAGGAAAAAttaacaatagagatgagagccaggaagactagtccatggtaagaagcttgtcacAATGAGGGAAGAAGTATACACATGGCAAAGAGgtgaccactatggcaatgatagctggaaatgatcactctggacaagaaatgggagctgaaaagagataaagtgatatgcatcatAATCCCtcaataacagtattataaaccacagggcttaaaagaagaagggaagaaaaagtgagagaaaggaaaaaagtaatcTGCCATGCCATAGAACCAGATTGGGATGGTATGGTAAATGGAGACATTGGTAttgggaaaagtgcactgatgaagggatgggtttgAACATTGCATAGTTGAAACTGAAACGTGAGcaactttgcaactgtgtatTTCATGGCCATTctattaagatatttatttaaaagaaagaaaaataatgaaataaacacagatttgtaaaaaaaaatttaaagcacatTTATTTGAGGGAATGGGCTCAGTGGACTGGAGcacagattttgttttttggagtatGGCAATAATCTTCAGTATTTCATGGttgcctgagcacagccagctgtacccctagaaaaaagacaaataatgttTTGTAAAACACTTATTTTGAAAAGGCTGCTTTTTCATGGTGAATGTGGAGTAAAGTATTCTGACTGGAGTAAGGTCCAAACAGCTGAGAGCTTGGGGTATCAGGCCAGGACTGAGACTCAAGCCAAGATGATTACATGCCGTTTCTCTTGTGTTGTGGGTCCCAGAGCCATTTAACAGtgaagatatttgaatttgggCTGAGGATAAGGATGTTTTTGTGAAAGAGAAATAAGCAGACAACAAGCACCATGATCTCTCCTCTTTCAAACTGCCCTTCATAGTCTGTGGTTGTGCACTTTCCAGGAGGAGACCCCAAACCCTAAAGTTTACTCCAGCTGTGTGTTTTTCTTCAAGCTCCACTCCACTCTTCATTCTATGTTTCCATGAATGAAAgagaacatttttcttaaaaaataatatccatcTGTCTTTGCTTAGACTTGCTTCATGCACCCGTATAACCCAGTTAAACTGATAGTTAAATTAAGATACTAGAAAACCCCCTATAGGCCCCAGGAGTTTTGTATGAGCAGGTTAGAAGCCTGAACATTAGAATAGAGGCACTGTTGTCCAGGGAAGAAACCTCAGTCCTGTGTTTGCCTATGTAAACCATATTCTCTGGGTATAAACTCTGAGTGCATATTGCCTAACGACTTATCAGTGTGGTCTGTTTGCTTCTCAAAGTGTGCCAGGTCCTCTACCACTGCCAAAATTCAAACTGCCCCCGACACTTTTTGCTTAGAGGGCCTTCTCAGTAGCTTCTTGAGACATTTCCACTAACACCCATTGCTACAGCAATGTTGCAGAGAAACTAGCCACTTCCTCACTGTTCATGAGGGTCATGCCCCAATGCTAACTCTATGAACATCACTTCTACTTTGTAAAGTCAGTAGCATCACACAGAGACCTCCAGTAAGATGTCCTGTGTTGGGGGACTTGGACTGATGTGGTCCACTACccctttctagaaaaaaagacCCACTCCCCTTAAAATCTACTTTCTTTGAGGAGACAAAGAGAATATTAACCACTTGTTCCTGAGGATGCCACAACCCCTGCCAGATCCTTCCAGCACCCTTGAAGACAGAAGACACTTACCTTAGGAAATATCACACTAGTTGACATTTAGCCTCTTTAAGGTGAGGGTGCTTTAAGACGTGATTCTATGTAGGCTTAGAAGGTGTGTTCTTCCCTTCTACTTCTCTTGGGCCATGTGCCTCTTAGCCCTACATGCCCAGACACAGCAATGCACTGAGAAGGGCATCCAGGATTTTATGACTACTAGGCAGCATTCTCAGCAATTGAAGAAAGCAGTCaacaaatgtaaattaaattgTCTCAACAAGTATAGCTGCTTCATTTAGGAGACGAGTGGTCACAGAAAATTGTAGATAGCTTGGGcaagaggagaaggtggaaggagATCACTGCTTTGTGCTGAGCCAGCCCTTTGGGCTGTCTATTAGACATCATCACAGTCAGATTTAGAAAAACTTTTCTGTGAGGCATCCTGACCTCCTAGAAGCTCCCTAATTGTCCTTGTCTTCTATCCCATAGGACTTAGCTGTTACTACATGAATATCAATTAAGATAAGACCAGATTTTGATTGTGTGAGAAAAGCATAAGGAGCAGAGGCAGTCTTGCCCATAGTACAATAATAATGTCAGGATTCAAGAAGGGCTACCACTGCAGAGGCTGGTGCTCAGTCCTAAACCAGTTCTTGACTTGTTTTCTGAGTTCTTGGGATGCTTTAGCTTTTCCTCAGATATTTGCCTCTGAGTGCATTCCTCAGAGCCATCTGCACTGCTCTATTCCTCAGACTGTAAATGATTGGGTTTAGGAGGGGTGTCACCACTGTATAGGTTACTGCGATGAGTTGGTCCCGCTCCAGTGCATAGATGGCTTTGGGCCTCAGGTACATGAAGGAGGCACAGCCATAATGGACAACAACCACAGTAAGGTGAGAGGCGCAGGTGGAGAAGGCCTTCCTTCTGCCTTCAGCTGAAGGGATCCTCAGGATGGCTGCCAGGATATAGATGTAAGAGATAGCAATGAGGGCAAAGGAGGTCAGCAGGACCAGTAGGCTGAGGAGCAGGACCCCCAGCTCACTCTGACCAGTATCCCCACAGGCTAGGCTCAGCACAGGAGGTGAGTCACAGAAAAAGTGCTGGATCTCATGGGAGCCACAGAAAGGGAGGTGGAAGATTATCAGTGTCATTCCCAGTCCAAAGAGGCACCCACCCAGGAAGGAGGCACTGATCAGCTGGGCACATAGCCCAGGGTCCATGCGGCTGGCATAGTGCAAGGGTGTACAAATAGCCACATACCTGTCAAAGCCCATAGTTGCCAGGAGAAAGCAGTTGGCACAGGCCCACGAGGCTGAGAAGAACATCTGGGTAGCACAGCCCACAAAGGAGATGCTCTGCCCACCCCAGACAAGGCCAGAGAGCATTTTAGGAATTATGCCCAATGTGTAGCAGGTCTCTGAGAAAGACAGGAAGGACAGAAAGAGGTACATGGGGGTGTGCAGGTGGCTGTCAAGCCTAATGACGATAATGATAAATACGTTGCTAGTTAGGGTGATGAGATAAAGGCAGAGGAACACTGCAAAAAGCAGCAGCTGCAGCTCCCCAAAGCTTGAGAAACCCAGGAAGACAAACTCCCTCCCAGAGGTTACATTGACTGGTTCTTCTCTGAGTGACATCTTCATCTTCCTTTTGGCTTCTTCCTCTTGCAGATAGAGTCTAGCTTGCTTGAGAAGGCAGAATGCAAAAGCATCTCATGTCTGGGTgccttttacaataaaaaaaaaaagaactctggttCATATCCAGGGCTCCAGAAAGCTGAGTGACATTGTGCCAATTAGAAGGGAATCAGCACACATGTAAAATCACATCTGATAGCTACATTTGTACCCACCACACATTTTCATGTATTTCTGCCCACTGCAGGCATATCTGAGCTTGGGGGCACTCAGTACATTCCACCTTCTCAGAAACTGTGCCATGGGTACTCAACATTAGTGCTTGTACCAGAAGTATCGGggacacataaacacacacacacacacacacacacacacacacacatgcacatcatCTTTGTTTCCATAGCACATGTGCATGGCTTATATCCCAGTCAGTTTCTCAGATTCTCCTCGCATGCTCATTGTAACCTAAACACATATTTACATCTGTTAAAATAAGGTAGTCAGCCTCACGTAGaggattgtaaaaaaaaaaaatagggccccaTGGTTGTCTGATGTAAAGTACATGAAAAGACTGTGTCTGAGTGCAAaccctgatttttttcttcaattagtGCTGACTTCTCACCTCTGTGGGTGAGGTTcagatgaaacaaaataaaggaaaatctcACTGAACTCTAATCCCTTGAGTCTGTATGAGCTAACTGACCCTAAATGTGCACTTGTGCTGAGGCCAATGAGGAATCTAGTCAGATTCCTGTGAGCCTCTAGGAAAATGTCAGTTTGTAGCTCCATATAAGTCGCAAGGGCCCAGACCATTTATCCAAGAGGAACCCCACTCACCTGTCAGATCAAGGTCAGTGCCTACTGCCAACTGCCTACAGGCCCTTGAAGGGGCAAGAGCCCTCAAACTTCTGTGTGAATGAAGGTGAGCTCCCAATGCAACAGTTTCTATTTTCATCCTGAACCCCTGGGGTTCAGCATGACTTTGCCAGAAGAGTTGTTCTCTTGAGGGCGCTGCCTCTTTGGTGCCATCCAGAGAGCACTTCTAATTGGGCTCATTATTATCTCAGAACATTCTGCAGGGAAAAGAAGAGACTGAACAAAGTGATGCTAGGATCACAATATAAACAATACTACATGTTTCATCTAAGTCATCAAAAGTATTTTATATCTTAATGTATAACCTAGTGAGACAGTACTAACAGCCATTCATATGAGTAGATGGAAGCACTTAGCATCACTGAACTCGAGATTTACACTTTTAATACACAACTGTTAagagattaatatctaagatatactagGCACCAGTAGGATTTAGCAAGAAAAATTATAACCCCATACaaatatggagagaagaaataaagagatttcctcaaagaagaaatacagatgaccaaacaGGCACATGAAATAGTACTCCACataattattagggagatgcaaatcaaaacaacaatgaggtattatctcacaccacagtatTATCATACAAATACTGGACAAGTATTATGTGTACAAATACAGTATTATGAGTACTAATGTGGATATGGGGAAAAAGagactctcatttattgctggtgggaatgccaactggtcattttgcttttggaaagtaatatggatatttctcaaaaaaaaaaacaaactagaaattgagcttccatatgatctaccAATACCACTCAGGAAAATAACATAGGAGCcataaaacacaatgcagaaaaactcccTATATTTCTATGTTCcttgcattattcacaataggcagaatttggaaacaacacaagtgccaTAGAACAGATGAGTGCCAAAAGAAGCTGTGAAATatctaaaaagaaatattatacacctgttaggaaaatgaagttataaaatttgcttctGTATAGatgaatatgaagagtattatgctgagcaaaatgagtcaaatgGAGAGGAATagatagaatgattgcactcatttgggGGATAGAAAAATGattgtatgataataatattcagatacaatagagatgatggcaaGGAAGACTAATCCATGGTTAAAAGGTTTGCTATCAATAGTGGGAGAATGCAATTAGGAAAAAGAATGGACTAGTATATCAATGATACTTGGGATATGATtaactctagacaagaactgagtgctgaaagaaaataaaaaagatgtatgATATTCTttcagtaagaaagaaagaaagaaagaaagaaagaaagaaagaaagaaagaaagaaagaaagaaagaaagaaagaaagaaagaaagaaagaaagaaagaaagaaagaaagaaagaaagaaagaaagaaagaaagaaagaaagaaagaaagaagagaaagaaaagaaagaaaggagagaaagaaaaaagaaaagaaagaaagaaagaagaaagaaagaaagaaagaaagaaagaaagaaagaaagaaagaaagaaagaaagaaagaaagaaagaaagaaagaaagaaagaaagagaaggacagagggagagagggaaagtggGAGAATGGGAGAGTAGAAAGTAGAAAAGATAGGGAAAAACAATGTCTGCCCCTTGCctctcaccctgaacatgtgtcatgtggacccaacttagacttcatgtgattagacagcaactgtCCCATCTGGAACCCTAGATCTCAGGTATAGAACatacacagttctccacaacagctccagtaACCAAACTCACTCTgggacattgttttttttttgtttttttgttttttttttttttacatttacagtAATTTATAAATAGAATACCAAATCTGTTTTCAAGCAGAATATTTAACTCCTGGTAAAGTTAtggtttatttctcttttgaacTATATTATCTCCATCTACAATGACTTATGCTCATAAAGGACacataatatttccctttttattccattcagtctaaataaaattataaatttgataACAGATATTAAAGCATTAGTGCCCATGGTTGTTATCATTATATGTAGAATTTGTTGTGGCAATAATACAACATAGtaaattttagtgttttataATGTGAATCTTGACAATGCCCATTTCATGTATATATGATCATAGGGTCCATTAaataagcaagtgaaaacagaggtTAAGAGGTtacattggaataaaaacagggaTATCTTAATTCTGGACCATTAACGACTACTACAAAACTGGATTAACATTCATTTGCTTCAAGACATAAAGATTTTGACTACATTGTCATGTTCATTGTTCATGCCTTTTAGTAGATAGTgtctagcatttttttttcaattttgaagtatttattaggaatttacattcttaattatttttttttgatttttattttgatcatagtggcttacatattgttgacaataatattttaggtacatatttacataaaatcaggggggattcccatcaccaaattgtcctccctacacctccgcttctgtcctacctcccatttccttttccctcaccccagggcggctagaatatgtggtcccctctgtatccaacccactacttagtagtcttgcacctgtttggtcttgatgcctcctttatttccccctctaactggaggcaggactagctagttcaagttgcgtggttttatttgaaaaagagaaaagtgataaactggggtaagagtctaataccccgaaaatgggcagagtccttctaaaggctctcatcatcaatttgggagatggagaaaaagaaggtgaaacactccactagtaccaagagaagtatcaaatatccagtgagggctccagctatatcgataagcacctcaaagaacagacaaaacaaacaaaccaacaaaaacaaaaacagacaaacaaaaatcacgccatggtcttgaattgagaaacatggcatagcacataacgaaagagaagaaaggaagagagaaaaaaaagtaagtataattggggacaacactttcaataatcgcacccaaacagagaaatcgaccaaaatagataggtaaatcaaaaataataataacaataataaatgaaggtaatatatgtttatataaaaaataaccaaggttttgtgcttttttgtatttgttttttttccctcctgccctggcacagtaaatattggggtcattcgaaaaggaattcacttggcctaagtgatatggggtttctccgtccttggagcatactgtcatgggatcaactctagactttgctcaggatcagggtcctttactttcccggtggtgttttttttttttttttctgtgtggaagacttctgctctatgtttagaggtctcagtatctgcacagatcctgaggtgggacttatgatgaagtcagtctttgtggttctagaggttctgttacctcagtgtcattttaatccatcttctgtggttggtgatcttggtctttgcactgaacctagggtggcacctaggatagcgtctttctttgtgcttccaaaagccccattccattacaattgtctctgccagacctttgggactggggacattgtttttttatgactttttttttggaatacaagtctttcacagtaatattttaggtacatagtgacattaaattaggagcatttccaccactaatgttgtcctcccaccacccttgtttccagcatgcatcccatatccccctcctttactccccgagatgctagtataagtggtcccctcagtgtttagcttgttgtagattgggtatcgattctgttgtcattgactttggatttggtgtttcagtctgatcattttttatttctactcaatgttcatacgactgtttggtcttggtaccctccattatttctccctcaagttgtgagacagaacaagatggtttaagttatgtgattctgttagaaggaaagaaaaaaaaagtttgggagggaggcaaaatcaaacaagcaaaaaaacaggaggagtccttctagagtctatacatatcaatttaagagaagaaaggaaaaaaggaagaaaaacataacaagaatacaaaacaacaacaacaacaacaacaaaaatcaacaaaaaatccgaaaagcactacagcaataaagacaacaaccaaacaataaccatggtcccaagataaaaaaaaaagcaaagcacaaacaaacaaacaaaatcaagcaacaacaacaaaaaaattaattttgccttttttgtgtgtaggtacagtaaatattggggcgattagaaagggaattcttttgccctaagagatacaggatttttccacccttgaagtatactgtcataggaataactacaAACTCcctacatgctcttattctctcccctag
The Suncus etruscus isolate mSunEtr1 chromosome 4, mSunEtr1.pri.cur, whole genome shotgun sequence genome window above contains:
- the LOC126007069 gene encoding olfactory receptor 10Z1 codes for the protein MKMSLREEPVNVTSGREFVFLGFSSFGELQLLLFAVFLCLYLITLTSNVFIIIVIRLDSHLHTPMYLFLSFLSFSETCYTLGIIPKMLSGLVWGGQSISFVGCATQMFFSASWACANCFLLATMGFDRYVAICTPLHYASRMDPGLCAQLISASFLGGCLFGLGMTLIIFHLPFCGSHEIQHFFCDSPPVLSLACGDTGQSELGVLLLSLLVLLTSFALIAISYIYILAAILRIPSAEGRRKAFSTCASHLTVVVVHYGCASFMYLRPKAIYALERDQLIAVTYTVVTPLLNPIIYSLRNRAVQMALRNALRGKYLRKS